Part of the Triticum aestivum cultivar Chinese Spring chromosome 4D, IWGSC CS RefSeq v2.1, whole genome shotgun sequence genome is shown below.
AATTTGGGGTGAAAAAATACATCAAAATGTACCATTACTTTACATATTATACAACCGACACGAGTTATGGAATATATTATGGTAAAGCATCCACCAAAGGAAGTAGCTGGCACCACAAAATCAGTCATACCTTAGTACAATTATTGCACAACGAACATACGCTTCTTACAACAGAATTCTTTACCATATCTTTTACTCCATTCACAAAACCTACCTAAAAGAGTCCATAGATAAAGCAGTTGAGCCTACTTATACCTACACGCCACTTCATCAAATCACATATTTGTTCGACAAAAGCACAAGATAAACGAGCGACCATGACAACTAAGATGCATGCAANNNNNNNNNNNNNNNNNNNNNNNNNNNNNNNNNNNNNNNNNNNNNNNNNNNNNNNNNNNNNNNNNNNNNNNNNNNNNNNNNNNNNNNNNNNNNNNNNNNNNNNNNNNNNNNNNNNNNNNNNNNNNNNNNNNNNNNNNNNNNNNNNNNNNNNNNNNNNNNNNNNNNNNNNNNNNNNNNNNNNNNNNNNNNNNNNNNNNNNNNNNNNNNNNNNNNNNNNNNNNNNNNNNNNNNNNNNNNNNCAGGCGAGTCGGTTGCTCGCTCCTCCCTTCTCTCGCTCCCTCCTTTCCCTGGCTTGATCGCCTCATTGTGCAGCGTTCAAAACAATGACTAGTTGACAATGAAAAACAAATATGGATCCAAATACAttacaaatttgaaaacatttcatgaatttgaaaaggccCATGAGTTCAAAAAAGATCACAGATTGAAAAACGTACATGGATTTGAAAAGTTCACGGATTTCAAGAAAactgaaaaagttcatgaatttttaagaAGTTCATTGATTTGGGAAAACAATTCATTGATTGTGAAAAAAAGTtaatcaaaatttgaaaaaaaattcactaACGTCcaaaaagttcatctatttgaaACAAGTCCAgcggatttgaaaaagttcatcaaatttgaaaaaaagtacctcaaattttgaaaacaaaaagtttatcgaatttgaaaaatagttcaacGGATTCAAAAataattcatcaattttgaaaacaaaTCATGAATCTGAGaaaagttcacgaattcaaaaaggTTCATACTTCAAGACCTCgagaaaagttcacaaaattgaaaaaaggaagaaaaagaaaacaagccaaaaaacaataaaaatgaaaaaacaaaCAAACATGCTCATGTTCATTATTTGAAGATGCATAAAGGAAGCTATCTAGCACAAAGGAAATGTTGTCTCAGGTGCTTATGCACCTTTTTATGAAAGGTTTTACCCAAAAAGGAATCAATGAAATGGGCGCCTTATTAGAGGTTTtacccaaaaaggaaaaaaaagagtNNNNNNNNNNNNNNNNNNNNNNNNNNNNNNNNNNNNNNNNNNNNNNNNNNNNNNNNNNNNNNNNNNNNNNNNNNNNNNNNNNNNNNNNNNNNNNNNNNNNNNNNNNNNNNNNNNNNNNNNNNNNNNNNNNNNNNNNNNNNNNNNNNNNNNNNNNNNNNNNNNNNNNNNNNNNNNNNNNNCTCTCTTTGCGCTATGCAACCGTCCAAAGGCCATAGTAGTAGAGCAGCGCTAGCGATGCGTGACGCTGATATCGCTCTATTATGCAGTGAACGCCAAATCGCTGTGAAGCCCTAGATTCTGGCATGCGCTGCCGCATCGATGGTGTACTAGTTCGTCATTGTCCTCGACAGGTTCGTGCAGTTCTTCCACAGcgaccctttcctttcttcctgatTTCCCCCTTGTCCACCCATCCCTAATTCCTACTACCTCTGCGATCCAATCTGTTATGTGTTGGATGGAAaccacatctcttttgctctcatGACTCATGGGCATGATGCTGATAATGAAATTTCAGGAAAGAAACATGTAGAGAAGCAGCAAAATCAAAGATAGGATGAGCAGGAAGCAGCAATatttttttttctttaatttcattcAGGAAGGTCACAACTTGAGCTGGGTAGATGGACATTTGACCCTATTGTGTAGTTCTGGAGAATTTGTAACAGTGTAAGGTATCATTGGATCTTTTCCTTGGTACAGAATAATGAATTACACTTGTCGGTTGGTAAGCAATCAAATCTTGACCattgtttttttagaaaaaatttAGCCAGGCTCCGAGATCCAACATGCATGTCCGTGCTTCCATTCGACTCTGGAATTTTCCATTGCCGGCCACCATGACGAAGTGATTATACAAGGTATGTTTCTATTTTATATGAACATGCTTTAACTGCACGTTATATAAGCGTTAATTGTAATATTTCATGTATACATATCGGACGCTATGTCGCACGAAATCCAAGGTAGTTTTTCATGCACTTCCTACCTTTCTCATTTTAGGTTCTCCTCGTTCATGAGATAAGGGTTGGCTATCATGACATCGAAAACATTGTGGGGTCTAACCTTCGTGGCTTGAAAAAGCACCCATAGTCTGATTAGGCAAGTTTCAAGATTATAGAACCTGAACAGGTAGTAGATATATTTGATACCTACATACATTTTATTTGCGTCGAAGTTTTGATAAAAACTATAACACTTTTGGCACCTTCGCCGTGCCTCCGTCGGCGTGACTTCTTGTTGCAGGGATGCCTAAGGAGGTGGTGCCGAAGGCAGCGCATTGCTGACATGCCTGCGACACGAGCACAACATGGCCGGCAGTGACGACCTGATTGTTTAGCGGCGACTGCCGTTAAGGGAAAATCAgaccgaagagagagaagaagagatcTCGCTCTCTCGGATGTTTTTCTTCATCTTAGTCCTTATTTACATGTTATTTGCAGAACGGTCCTTGCTTTGTTTTGCTAGACAATCCGACGTGCCAAATGCTTACAAGAAAACTCGGGACACGTCAACCCAATCGCACCTCGTCTCTAGTTTTGCACTAATTATTTCCGATTTTAAGACTTGAGGGAAGAAATGTCACCGGAAAAATGATAAGAGACCAAATGTCTACTTCTTGTAAACTTGCGGGGCGAGATGTCACCGGAAAAATGATAAGAGACCAAATGCCTACTTCTTGTAAACTTGCGGGGCGAGATGTCACCGGAAAAATGATAAGAGACCAAATGTCTACTTGCAAACTTGAGGGACGAAAAACAACATTTCATTAAATTAATGGATGTTGTTTTTTCTTTTATGGGAATGAATAGGGCAAGGAAAGGAACGTATCAATTTGGCTCAGATTATTTTAAATTACTTTATAAATGTTGGTTCTGATTCTTGTTTGTGTGGCATCGGTTGAGATTAAAAAAATCTACAGAAAATCAGTAGGGATAAAGAAGTGATGAGGAGAAAACCACGGAGGATGTCATACGAACTTATTAACTCCCTTTTAATAGTATATATAAAGATATTTATTTAATCTTTCCCAAGAGAAAACACAGGGTATTTATTCTCTGTTAACGTCCATTTAAGTTTTCCCATGAGATGACCTCAAATTTAAATCTCTTCTCTAGTTTTATACTTTAAAAAGAATGTAAGGTTCCCGCTAATCTCAAGACGATGTGTCGGCTCAGTCTGTCaaagatgctcataggggtagagagtgtgtgtgtgttcatagggatgagtgtatgtacGTATGTATGAGCATCTGCGTCTGTACTATgttcaaaagaagaagaaaatgtgaCGTTTCCGTTTCACCTTTCATCGTCTAACCTCGTGTTCCATTTCCATTTTATCTTTCATCTTTGATTTTCCACTGTTGATTTTTCCTAAAACCAACTCAATCATTCCATGATCTCATTAACTTATCAAAATAAAATAATATCTTATTTGATAAGTTAATAAGTTCTTATATCAAATAATTGTTTAATAACAAGTTGGTAGAAAAtcatggtgattgcgtacaaaaacttgctaagattgtaTGGACCAACATGATAATACATGTGTAATCACAGATCACTCTAGTAGAATATTCATTCTCATGTTGCAAGGCAGGAGCAATTATCCGTTATAAGATAATAAAtaggaaaaagtccaaaacaaaccttgaGTTGGTAGGCGAAAGCTAAATCAAACGCCGAACCctcaatccctgaaatcagcacaccaAACTCTCTAATCCCGGTCCATTTTAAACCTTGAGAGGAGTTGGCCGGTATTTGCTGAATTGGGTCGGCCCAGTAGCGCAGTCGCTCGCGCGCGCGCACTAATTagttttttctagttttctttttcAATTTTACACATGTTTTATTTTTCTCAGTACccaaaaatatatttttggtaaacttttgatattttcaaatgcattatggacattttttaaattaaatgttttcaaaacttttttgaatacatggtagtAATATTTTGCAAATACCTGTTTTACATTTTCTTAATGacaataaacattttataaaactaTACGAACACTCCTTTACATGGTTCAACATTTTAAATTTTGCACGCACTTTTTTCAAGCACACGTCACGTATATTCCGTTAAGGTCATGACACATTTTTTTTACAACACGCAAACATTTTTTTTACATTGTACAAAAAGTGTTCGCACTTTAAAATTTGGTTCAGGCTTCAGAAAAAAAATTATGTTTCAAAAAAGTGTCTGCGCTTTGAAATTTTGTTCGGGTTTAAAAAAAATGTTTACGTTTCAAAAGGTGTTGTCTTTTTCAAAGTTGTTGGTTTTataaaagtatatgaaattttcaAAAAGTGCTCGCACTTTACAAAATGTTGGAGGATTTCATAAATAGACACGTTTTCAATACTTGTTTGCCCCTAAAATTTTCAAAAAGTTTATAAATAAGGCGCGGTGCCAGGGCCCACGGTCAATGGAGCGGAGCGGGGGTGTGGTCGGGGACGCGGagccaagaaaagaaagaaagaaagaaagaaagaggctGGTGGAACCGTCCAGAAGGAATGCGAATGACCCGGGCCGAGAAATCTCCGGAACTCTCTCCCGGCTTCGGCTCCCGCGCGCACGCATAAATACCTACCTACCGCGCTGACACAACAGAGAACGaacagaggaagaagacgaagaagaagaagaagaagaagaagaagaagaagaagaatcataGCGCTCGCGCATCGCCCGCCGGCAGCTGCATATTCGCCCGCACCCACCTTCGATTTCTGCCGGCCCGGCGGTGGTTCCTCGGATCAGATCAGATCGGATCGGATCGGATCAGAGTAAGCACCCCCTGCTTCTCTCTTCACCTCCTCCctctgaatgaatgaatgaatgaatgaaatgCTAGCTAGAGTATGCCTGATCGTGCGCGCGTTGGTGTCCCCTGAATTCCTCATGGAGGTTTTTATTAGTTTGGCTTGGTTTCGTTTCAGGCATGCAAATTTAACTCACTACTACATACATCTTCAGTCGCAACAATAACTAGTATCTTGTTTCAGATGCAGCGTCAGGCTGTTATAACAACTTGTGTACCGGTAGTAAGTACATCagactagctagctagctagctttgtGATTCCTTCTCACCATTGCCTCTCACCTGAATATCTTGGGACTAATCAACTAATAAATCGAGGTTGCAAACTCTTCCATCGGCCAATTCTTGCTTGTCTGGGGAACAACATCTGAATATATGCACTGTCCCCTGTTGTTTACAAAGTCTCAAATTCTTTCATCCAACCTACCATGTCACTTGGCGCACGGGCGGGTGTTCTGCTTCTTCATATGCAGTTTCTGTGATCTTACTTCGGGGTTTTACTAGTGAGCTGTTGGCCTTTATATTGCATAAAAACATGGACCCTGTATGTTGACCATGACACTTATCTGTATTTTTCTTCAGTATTGCAGGTATCACAAGAGCAGAGTCTGATCAACAAGTCCCGGCATTTGTCCTACCAGTATATATAGAAGCTAGTAAACAATGTATCCAACAAATCACTACATGGATCCATACTCCTCATACTACAGGCATCATGCTCCCTATCCATATTACCCCCCTCCTGGCTGGGAGGCTGGGCACCAGCAGATGCCTGAACCGGACTGCTCGCCATGTCGGCCACCGTATCGCCCTTGGCCGTACAGTGCTAGCATGAATCACTCAGGCCTTCCAGAGTCCCACTCCCATAGCTGCTGCAGCCACACATACCCTCCTGGTTACTACAGTTTCAGACCCCCATTTCCCCAAGAGATTCCACCACCTCCTCCATACTACCATGGTCCATTTCCACCGCATCATCCGAACCCCTACTCGCCATCATACTTTGGCCCACTCCCACCACCTTACCCTGTTGATCAAACACCTTATAGTGGTTATGACAAGTTCAAGAGCCATTGCTGTGGGTGTCCGAACCATGTTTGCCATGGTGATGGAGGGCAGAAGAGCAACGTGAAAATCGAAGAACACATGCCTGAGAGTAACCACAAGGGTGCAGACAATAATTCCAGCATAATTCGAAACCCAAACTACCAGTACCCAGTGATGTGGTTACCGTCCGGTGACATGAAAGACAACAAGGGTAGTGGAAGAAGCTTTGAGTTTCCACCTCAGTTCTTCAGCAAGTGGTTTCCTCAGAGTGGAGAGAGGACAGAGGATGTGAAGCCAGCCGATGACAGTCAGAAGGCGAAACAACTTCAGTGGCCATTAGTTTGGATGCCACCAGGATATGGCGAGACCAAACCAGAAGCTAAAAAAGAGCCGAAGGAGATCGAGCAGAGTCCAAAGAACACGCAAGAAGATCCGCCTTCGCCGAAGATCAAGATTATTCCCCTGTCATGGTTTGGAAATGATAGTCATGATCAAAAGCCTGCCGCTAGGGAGGGCTCTGGAGAACAAAATGGAAGATCATCAGCGACGAGTCAGACTGCAGGCACGGAGCGTCGGCATGACACGACAGTGGATGGAAATTGCAAAACCGTCCCAGTTGTGCCCGAGAAACCAAACAGTGGAAATGAACCTGCTATTTCAGTTGTGCAGGAGAAACCAAACAGTGCGAATGAACCTGCTACTATTTCAGTTGTGCCGGAGAAACATGGTGTTGAGAAGAAGGTTCATACCTGCAGGACCATCCCGGTTATGGCTCAGAAAGAGAGTGATGAGAAGAAGTCCTACATGGGTGGAAACAAAGAGGAAAAGAAGGCCATCATTGTTCAGAAGGAGGGAGAAAATAAGAAAAGCAACAATGTTGAATCAACAAAGGCTAAGCCTTCAAAATTACCCCCCGTATGCTTGCGAGTGGATCCTCTGCCAAAGAAGAAATCAGGAAACACATCTTCAAGGTCATCCAACCAAGCAACCCAGAAGGTTTGTGAAAAAGTGAAGGATGTGAAAGAGGCCCATGGCAAGAACCAGGAGACAAAGCTATCAGAACATCAGAAAGAGGGTAAGATGCCGATTAAAGAGAAATCGTCTGATGAGATTGCCACAAATACAGGACCTAGGAATGTGACAGTGCTAGATGCTTCTGTGAAGCATGCGCAAGAGAAACAAGTTTCGACAAGCATGACTGATCAGAAGGTGCAACCTAGTGTCAGTGCTGAAGCGCAAGAAAATGTCAGTGCGAGGAGCTTGCAGGAGTGTGACAAAAACCGAAAGGAGGATGAGTTGAAGATCCGAAGTGAAGCTCCAAATTTAGCCTGCGAAATCAAGTTATCATCACCAGATGCCGCTGTTCGTATTCAGTCTGCATACAGAGGGTACCATGTACGAAGATGGCAACCTTTGGAGAAACTACGGAAGATCAAGAATGTACATAAACAGATGCAAGATGTGGAGAAGCAGCTGCAGGCCCTCGAAGCTTCTTCAAAGCAGCCGACGGAGAAAGAGCACATCGCTATTAATGAGACCATCATGAATTTGCTTCTGAACCTTGACACCATTCAGGTATTGCATCTTTTTAGCTTACTTTGATTTGATTCATTTTCTCGTGTGCCGAAAAATTGCACGCTAGCTAGGTACTTGGCCGTTGAATGGTGTTCGTTTTGATTCTTCATATACTTGTGCAGAACTTGCATCCAGTTGTGAGGGAGGCTAGGAAGTCTGTTGCTCGACAGCTAGTTTGTTTGCAGGAGAAGCTTGACTCTTTGTGCAAGAAACTGCCTGCTGAACCAAATCACCCTAAGAGTGAGGAAGCAAGTCTCACAGGAGTGGATGGGGAACAATTGCCTTCCTCAGTTAACTCCAACGAGTCTATGCACGATGAACTTTCATCGGAAGTTGCCTTGAAGTTGAGCCAAGATGGAGATTCTACTGAACAGAAACATCAGACGGAGGAACCAAGTACTGCAAAAGAAGAAGTGCAAGATGAAGTAAGTTAACTTTAGTTTTCAATTGTTTGGCATTCTAATATTGCAAAACCCTTCTGTTTTGAAGCGGTATATCTGACGCGCATCATGTCCAACAGGAGAAAGCTGCAGCAGCTGGTGAATGTCAAGGAGTACCACCGACGGATGTCATGCCTGATGCAGCTTCATCAGGACTTATCACTGAGAAGAAGCACCAAATTGAAGAGCCAGGCATTTTGAGGGAAGAATGTGCTGAAGAAGTAAGTTGTAGTCCTGTTTGTGTCGTCGGTCCGCATATGATACTTGTTCATCGGTTAGCAAGATGTTTTGTAGTTCACGGATTGAATGTTAACAGTGTTCATGTCAGCAGCAGAAAGATGGAGAGAAGGGTGAAGAATCATCAACGCACCACATCGAGCCATTGCATTATACACCTGCTAGGCAAAACTGCCACACTGAAGAATCAGATCAAAGGGTTTCTCGTACTACAACTGAGGATGGCAAAACTTCAATGACTACAGCATGTATGGACAGTGAATTGGCTGCTGATAATGTGAGTTTCGAATTTATTTATTTTGGAGATGGGTTTAATACCAATATTATCAATATAGAATTTTGTAACGAAAATATTAAATATTTTGTGTCTGATCGATGAAGCAGGACGGTTCGGCAGAAGGGGGTCAGGTGCAGGAATCTGCTCCCGTTGGTATCTCGTGGCTGAAACATGATGCTGCCCCTGCTGAAGACCAGTTCAAAGAACCAGGTGCTCCATCCCTTCATCTGGAGGATGAGGATTCTTCTGTGCCTTCAAAAGCTGCAGATCCACATGAAAATGATCCAGCCATTGCAGATGACTCCATAGCAATCATGACTCCAGCAGATCAACAAGAAGAGTCCGTCGATGCCGACATGCAGAAAGAAGTTGCAGAGACCATGGTTGATTCAGACAAAGAACCAAATGGAATGGGCGATGCCGGTAACATGGACTACGTTACCGGTGCAAATGCAGAGACCACAAAGCAAGAAAAAATTGGTTTGGTAGGACCAGAAGCGACAAGGCAATGTGATGTTTCTCATATGGGCGATTCAGCCCTTGTGGAGCAGCAAAATGAAGGTGGCTCTGCCATGGAAAATACTGTGAATGATGTCATTGGAGTGGAGCCTGAAGCCATTGCATTGGAAAGCAGAGTCGCTGCCATTGTAGAGGAGACTGAAGCTGTACCATTGGAAATCGATGGCAAGACCACCGAAAATACTCTGGATGATGCCGCACCATTGGAGAACAGAGACAAAATCATGGAAAATACTATGAATGTTGCAATTGGAGAGGACCCTGAAGCTGCTGTACCACTGGAAGTCGAAGGCAAGACCATTGAAAATACTCTGAATGATGCAGTTGGAGAGGAGCCTGAAGCCGTACCACTGGAAAGCAGAGTCAAGACCATGGAAAATACACTGAACGACGCAGGATGTCCGAGTAAAACGAGTGCTGAACCTGCCCTGCCTGAAAGTAGAGGCGACGGAGCACCATGTGAACACGGCGGTGCAACGGTTTACGCCAATCCTAACTCCAAGGTGCCTTCGGAGAGCCATGGTGGCGAGCAGAAGGAGCAGGATGATGATGGAGGTAAAGTAGATGTTTCTGAATCTCTAGCATGTGCAGTAGGAGCAAATTCTGCTGTACCTGCACAAGAAGCAGGCGAGCCGGAAGAAGGTGCTGCTGAAGGAGCATttccagaggaagaagaagcagcggcTACGGCCCCTGCGACTCGCGATGATGGCCTGAAGAGCAGCTACGACGGCAACAACACAGGAGTGAGCGACGAGAACCAGAAGCTCAAGGAGATGCTGCAGAAGGTGCTCGCGTCCGGGAACGACCAGATGGGGGTCATCGCGGAGCTGAGCGACAAGGTGAAGTCGCTGGAGAGGAAGCTCGCGGCGCACAAGAGGAGGAGGCCCAAGGTGAGGGTGCAGCACCGGCCGGCCAGGGACGCAACGGCCAACGACGTGCACTGAAGAACGGCCATGATTGATCTCTGAAGCTTCAGGCTATGAAGCCTCCACCAACACTGTCTGTACTTCGTATGTACTCTCTCTCTAGTTACAAAATCTCTTATACGTATTCTGGTACAGAGGTACTGCTGTGCCATGCTGCAGTGTACTGTTAGCGGTTCACATGTACAGTTTAAGAGGGTGCTTGATATATGTGTACCACCCGTGTCTTATCCTTTCAACGCCTACTCGCCTCTCTCCATGTTTCTCTGCATCTCTCGCACATATCCATCCCCGCTCGCCTGGCTCCGGCCAGTGCCGCGGTTTCTCCGGCGAGCCCACCACAGGCGAGGCATCCCCTGCTCCTCTCTTCACCTCTCTTCGACGAGGATTTTCTCCTTTTATCTTGTTGAGCTCGTCGGCCCTCTCCTTTCTTGCTCCCCAACGCCCCCCGTGTGATGGACCATGGGTCGGCGGTGGGCTAAGGAGGAAGCACGCCGGGGAGCTGCACCTGGTTGACGGGAACAGCTACAACCAGCCTCGCCCGGAGCTGCAACCGACCACGGTGGGGAGATGCAACCGGCGGACAGAGGAGCTGCGACGGGTGGGTGACCACGACCACGGGCAGTCAACGGGGTGGGTGACCGCGACCCGACAAGTGCTACAACCACGGTGACCAGATGTTCGGACCAGCGCCTAATTGTGCTACTACAGGCATTTTGATTTCATGGAACCATTGCCCAATTTTCATTTTTTGCTACCACCGTAATATGCATTTGCTGGAACCATCAACATATTTTGCTACCATCGGTGTTTTAATTTTGTTGGAATCACGCCCAAATTTTTTGTTGCTACCACCATAATATTTTTTTGCAGGAACCATCAACATTTTTTGCTACCATCGATTTATTTGGTTTTGTTGGAACAACACCAAATTTTGGCAATTTTGCTATCACAGGCCTTTTGATTTGCTGGAACGAGCTTGATTTTTTGCTACCACTGACATCTTTGATTTTTTGCTTCAACAACGTCCATTTTTTCAATTTTCGCTATCAACACTTTCTAGTTTGTTGGAAGCAGCGcatttttttttgctacaaccgctGTTTTGGATGCGAACCACGGCATCCTCGCCATTGATTCTGGAGGGGGTGAGGGGATGGGCAGCACCAGCGACGGGCGAGCGTCGGCGGCGTTTGTCAACGGCAGACGCGCGCTGCACGACATGGAGGGGCTGCTGGAGGAGGGAGCGACGGCGTCCTGTTGGAGCCAGGCAATGACCGGCGACGAGGCGGAGGCGGCCTACTGCGCTGCGTGGGGAGGGAGGGCGTGAGGCGCGACCTTCTTCGAGGTCTACAGCCGGCGGGGCGCCCGGCGGCGCGTGAAACTACTCGCAGAGAGGGAGTTTTGGGGGGATCTCACGGTGGTAGAAGACAAGGTCAACGAAGGGCGTGGGCTAGCTGGCAAAAACAGACGGTCGAGAACGCGCTAATCGTGCGGCTGCGGTGCGATCGGGCCAAATTTgtgccggcgcaccggcgcccagCAGTGCCCTTTTTTGAAGGGGTGACTGCTTTGCTCCTATGTATTCTCCCAAAATCGTCACTCCATATATTTTTAGGAAGAATGGCGATTCAGGAAGAAACTGGAGAGGGGGCGATTCTGGAAGAATCGCCTAAAAGAACCGGCCCTCAGTTTGCAGTAACTGCTGACGTTGGGCCAACAATTTTCCACCTTTAAGCCTGTTTGTAAGCTAATGTCTctctcaggttgcgacaaatggcgcactgcatgcatgtcacttgtcacaacctgagagtttttttcgtagatccatttattcaaaacgttttatctcttaaatcgtgcgtccaaatctcaaaccgttttcaccattggattgcTCGCGTCGAGAGCTTCAAATTAGATCCCACATTGACATGTTTTGACGAATTCTATTTTTTACGAAAAAACATACGAAAAACCAAAGCGGgagcacttttttttctttctgaaagagGCAAGActatgcctcttgcggaagcaaatctgtgcctctacAAGAAGTAAACCCGTGTCTCTTGCAgacaaaaaaaacacatttttttatgTTTTAGAGAAGCACGATCGTGGCTTCCGAAAAAGCAAATCCGTGCgtctcgcggaaacaaaaccgttccactcgcggaaggaaaaaacgtgttttttcctttttcgggAGGCACGACCGTGCCCCTCGCGTAAGCAAATccgtacctctcgcggaagcaaaaccgtgcctctcgtgaaaggaaaaaaagtAAACGTCTTTTTTCCCCTTAACCGAGAGgtacgaccgtgcctctcgcggaaggaaaaaaacatgttttttttttgttttccgagaggcacgactgaGCCTCTggcagaagcaaaaccgtgtctctatagaaggaaaaaaatgcatttttcgcGCTAATTTTTTCGCTCAAAAGCAAAGAAAGACCGATGAAaaacaaaaaagccaaaaaaacccATCCAAAAGCCAAAAACTAGTCCACCACTTATCCTAGCAGTTTTATGCAATGTGCGACCACCAGTGCTGCATATTTATACCCTTTGCGTCAAGCCATAGTTCGTAGATTGCATTTCATTGGCGAAGACAACCAACAAATCTGGAGGAAAGAACCCTCACGAGGACCCTTCGATGGCTACCGCACTCTGTAGGCCCACCACCACATGCAGAAGTGGTCACcactgctggaattttgtctattttgggccagcccaatagcagtttcagaaattcctaataaatcctagaggcccacgcagcccattcgtacaaggcaagaggtggaactaatggttagtcccacattgctagtttggtgAGAGTTGGACGTCCTTATAAGGAAGGatgtttccccacatgtatgagcatgagaacaagagggacattcacgcgcgctcctcctcctccgcccgcctcGCCATGACGCGCCGCGGCGCGGCGGGTTGCGGGAAGGAGCTGAGCCGATTTTGCCATGCACGACGAatatacgaaaggtcacgcgggagctgaaacctctcgcctccttctcttgcgcctataaaagggaggtcgctcctcttaGAGAAACGCAccagaacttcttcttcctctcgcc
Proteins encoded:
- the LOC123099197 gene encoding BAG family molecular chaperone regulator 6 isoform X3; translated protein: MYPTNHYMDPYSSYYRHHAPYPYYPPPGWEAGHQQMPEPDCSPCRPPYRPWPYSASMNHSGLPESHSHSCCSHTYPPGYYSFRPPFPQEIPPPPPYYHGPFPPHHPNPYSPSYFGPLPPPYPVDQTPYSGYDKFKSHCCGCPNHVCHGDGGQKSNVKIEEHMPESNHKGADNNSSIIRNPNYQYPVMWLPSGDMKDNKGSGRSFEFPPQFFSKWFPQSGERTEDVKPADDSQKAKQLQWPLVWMPPGYGETKPEAKKEPKEIEQSPKNTQEDPPSPKIKIIPLSWFGNDSHDQKPAAREGSGEQNGRSSATSQTAGTERRHDTTVDGNCKTVPVVPEKPNSGNEPAISVVQEKPNSANEPATISVVPEKHGVEKKVHTCRTIPVMAQKESDEKKSYMGGNKEEKKAIIVQKEGENKKSNNVESTKAKPSKLPPVCLRVDPLPKKKSGNTSSRSSNQATQKVCEKVKDVKEAHGKNQETKLSEHQKEGKMPIKEKSSDEIATNTGPRNVTVLDASVKHAQEKQVSTSMTDQKVQPSVSAEAQENVSARSLQECDKNRKEDELKIRSEAPNLACEIKLSSPDAAVRIQSAYRGYHVRRWQPLEKLRKIKNVHKQMQDVEKQLQALEASSKQPTEKEHIAINETIMNLLLNLDTIQNLHPVVREARKSVARQLVCLQEKLDSLCKKLPAEPNHPKSEEASLTGVDGEQLPSSVNSNESMHDELSSEVALKLSQDGDSTEQKHQTEEPSTAKEEVQDEEKAAAAGECQGVPPTDVMPDAASSGLITEKKHQIEEPGILREECAEEQQKDGEKGEESSTHHIEPLHYTPARQNCHTEESDQRVSRTTTEDGKTSMTTACMDSELAADNQDGSAEGGQVQESAPVGISWLKHDAAPAEDQFKEPGAPSLHLEDEDSSVPSKAADPHENDPAIADDSIAIMTPADQQEESVDADMQKEVAETMVDSDKEPNGMGDAGNMDYVTGANAETTKQEKIGLVGPEATRQCDVSHMGDSALVEQQNEGGSAMENTVNDVIGVEPEAIALESRVAAIVEETEAVPLEIDGKTTENTLDDAAPLENRDKIMENTMNVAIGEDPEAAVPLEVEGKTIENTLNDAVGEEPEAVPLESRVKTMENTLNDAGCPSKTSAEPALPESRGDGAPCEHGGATVYANPNSKVPSESHGGEQKEQDDDGGKVDVSESLACAVGANSAVPAQEAGEPEEGAAEGAFPEEEEAAATAPATRDDGLKSSYDGNNTGVSDENQKLKEMLQKVLASGNDQMGVIAELSDKVKSLERKLAAHKRRRPKVRVQHRPARDATANDVH